The Paenibacillus beijingensis nucleotide sequence CTTGGCGCGTTCCGCGAATCCGCCCCATGCGATCGACAGCGAAACCGCAGCGAAAGCAAGCTGGAACATAAAAAATACAGTCGAAGGATAGTTTTCCCCTTCGGCAGCCGCTTTAGCCGGGCTGAAGAAGAAGTCGCCCCAACCGATAAATTGCGAAATGCTGCTGCTGCCTCCGAACGTCAAACCATAGCCGACAGCCCAGTAAACCAAGGTGCAAAGACCTAAAGTGAAAATCGTTTTACCGGCAACGTGACCGGCATTTTTCATTCTTGTAGAACCGGTTTCCAAAAGAATGAAGCCGCCTTGCATCAGAATTACAAGTACTGCTGCGACTAAAATCCAGAGTGAATTAAGTCCCATGTTCAGTGTTCCTGCAGATGGATCCTCCGCAAAGGCCATTGCCGGGAACAAGAGCGACAACGCGCCTAGGGTAAACAACATTTTCTTGACCAAAACGACCACTCCCTAGTGTGATATTCTCTAACGTTTTAGGAAAGACTTAATGTCATTATAGACAGAAGCACTAGTTTTGACAATATAGTTTTTCGTAAAACGCAAAATAAAATCTAACGTTCGTGTTTCGAAATGAACCGAATGTTAAGTTTTTTCGCTCTTTTCGCCTCGAATTCCTTCTCAAAGCGCTTCATTTTTCGTAAAATATTAGTCTATGGGAAATTATAGGACTCTTAGAACCTCCTTAATAAAAACATATTTCTTCATCATAATGCAGCCCGTTCTTCAAAGCATAACGTTTGACTGTACGGTTCCAAAACCGTTATCATTATAATAGAGAAAAAAGCATGATTTGGGAAGGAAGTGGATCGATGGAGAATACCAAACTGCTGCGGATTGGAGAACTTTCCAAAAGAGCGAACGTCAGTCCGAGGACGATCGATTATTACACCTCAGTCGGCCTAATTGAGCCTTTTAAACGTTCGGACAAAAATTACCGGCTTTACAACGATGAAACCTTGAAACGTCTTGAACGTATAGAACAGTTGAAGAAAGAAAAATATACGTTGGATGAAATAAAGGAAACCTTGAATACGTGGAGCAAAGTTTCTTCTGTGCAGCATGTATCGCAGAAGCTGACCGATCTGCAGCTTAATCTGACGCAGCTGGAGAGGCAGGTTAAGGAGCTTGAGCCGGTTATTGAGCAGCTGAAGCCAAAGCAGGCCCACCAGCTGTTCAACCGGCTGATGCCGCAAACCGCAGCCTGTATCGAGGCGCTGATGATTTTGGTTAACAAAGGTTCTTTTATGTAAACAGCGTAGCCAATACAGATGGAGGGATAGATCATGTTTTTTCATCCGATGGACATTCCCATTTTAATTGCGTTCGCGTTATCGATTTGGGCCCAGTTTAGAGTCCGCGGCACGTTCAACCGCTGGTCCGAAGTTCGCTCCATGAGCGGCATGACCGGCTACGAAGCCGCACGGCGCATGCTTGATGCCAACGGGCTTCACGATGTTCCGATCGAACCGGTTCGCGGCACGCTTTCAGATCACTACGATCCGATCCACCGCGTCGTGCGTCTCTCGGAACCCGTTTATTATGAAAACAGCATTTCCGCCATCTCGGTTGCGTGCCACGAGGTCGGCCATGCGATCCAGCATAAGGTTCATTATCCGATGCTTGTGCTTCGCCACCGGATTTTCCCGGTCGTCAACTTCGCTTCCGGTTTGGCTCCGTTTCTGCTTATCGCCGGCTTTCTGTTCCAACTGACCGGATTGATCGGAATCGGAATTATTTTCTTTTCGGTAGCGGTCGCCTTCCAGGTCATTACGCTTCCGGTTGAATTTAACGCCAGCAACAGGGCAAGAGACATTATGATCGCCGAAGGATTTATTACAAACGACGAGGAACGCGGCGTTGCCAAAGTACTGAATGCTGCCGCTCTTACTTACGTCGCGGCGGCTGTCATTTCGCTGCTGGAGCTTTTGAAGTACATTATGATATTTAATTCCTCCAACCGCGAATAAGGCCGATCTAACGACATTTAAAGAGGGAGGCATTCCTGACCAGGGAATGCCTCCCTCTTTCTTTGTTTGCTGTTAGCTACTCGCCTTGAGCCTGTCGGCGGTCCATTTCAACCGTCAGCCTGACGGCGCTAACGAATTGTTCGGCGCTGAAACAAACCACACAACACAAACCCGGCAATTCCGCCCCCCAAATGCGCCCAAATATTTATTCCGGGTGAAATAAAGGAATAAATGACACCGAATATGAGGATGGTGTAGACCGTTTTTCGCGAGCTTTCATCCAAAGACGCTTTCCGCAAGAGCGCAATATATAAAAAAGCGCCGTATACACCGTAAATCGCCCCCGAAGCCCCTACAGACAACATATTGCCGGCCACAATTAACGCGCTTGCCAAATTGCCGGCTACGCCGCAAAGCAAGAAGAAGCCCGCATACCTCAGCGGCTTCAGCAGCCTTTCCAGCGGAGGCGCGAAAACAAGCAGCGAAAACAGGTTGAAAAACAGATGCTGAAAGCCGCTGTGCAGAAATATGGACGTCACATAGCGCCACGGCTCCGATAACCCGTAAGGATCGTCAAAGGTCTGGATAAAAGCGCCAAATCGAATAAGCATACGTAAATCGGTCGAGCTTCCGGCTATCGTGAGCAAAACGAAAGCAAG carries:
- a CDS encoding rhomboid family intramembrane serine protease, encoding MIFLRYESFRGYLKAYPVTSVIIALNALAFVLLTIAGSSTDLRMLIRFGAFIQTFDDPYGLSEPWRYVTSIFLHSGFQHLFFNLFSLLVFAPPLERLLKPLRYAGFFLLCGVAGNLASALIVAGNMLSVGASGAIYGVYGAFLYIALLRKASLDESSRKTVYTILIFGVIYSFISPGINIWAHLGGGIAGFVLCGLFQRRTIR
- a CDS encoding MerR family transcriptional regulator is translated as MENTKLLRIGELSKRANVSPRTIDYYTSVGLIEPFKRSDKNYRLYNDETLKRLERIEQLKKEKYTLDEIKETLNTWSKVSSVQHVSQKLTDLQLNLTQLERQVKELEPVIEQLKPKQAHQLFNRLMPQTAACIEALMILVNKGSFM
- a CDS encoding zinc metallopeptidase — its product is MFFHPMDIPILIAFALSIWAQFRVRGTFNRWSEVRSMSGMTGYEAARRMLDANGLHDVPIEPVRGTLSDHYDPIHRVVRLSEPVYYENSISAISVACHEVGHAIQHKVHYPMLVLRHRIFPVVNFASGLAPFLLIAGFLFQLTGLIGIGIIFFSVAVAFQVITLPVEFNASNRARDIMIAEGFITNDEERGVAKVLNAAALTYVAAAVISLLELLKYIMIFNSSNRE